The proteins below are encoded in one region of Clostridium pasteurianum DSM 525 = ATCC 6013:
- a CDS encoding ribose-phosphate diphosphokinase has protein sequence MIAHGKNIKIFTGNSNPDLAKSIADILGVKVGDSKVSKFSNGETYVDINETVRGADVFIVQTLCEPVNDSLMELLIMLDALKRASAGRITAVIPHYAYARQDRKAKARQPITAKLVADLIHTAGADRVLTMDLHAAQIQGFFDIPVDHLEGAPILAKYFNEMNFNKEELIAVSPDIGGVKRTRKFAERLETPIAIVDKRRPKPNVSEVMSVIGNIEGKKVILVDDMIDTAGSITNAADALMNLGAKEVYACCTHGVLSGPAMERIEKSTLKEVVILDTIPVNEENCSSKIKVLSVANIFAEAIRRIYEDVSVSKIFDESIDKK, from the coding sequence ATGATAGCTCATGGGAAAAATATAAAAATATTTACAGGCAATTCAAATCCTGATTTGGCAAAGAGCATTGCAGATATACTAGGTGTCAAAGTAGGAGATTCTAAGGTAAGTAAATTTAGCAATGGAGAAACCTATGTTGATATTAATGAAACTGTAAGAGGCGCAGATGTATTTATAGTGCAAACTCTTTGCGAACCTGTTAATGATAGCCTTATGGAACTTTTAATTATGCTTGATGCTCTTAAAAGAGCATCTGCTGGAAGAATAACTGCAGTTATACCTCATTATGCTTATGCAAGGCAAGATAGAAAAGCAAAGGCAAGACAACCTATAACGGCAAAGCTTGTTGCTGATTTGATTCATACGGCAGGAGCCGACAGGGTTCTTACAATGGACCTTCATGCAGCACAGATTCAAGGTTTTTTTGATATCCCAGTTGATCATTTAGAAGGAGCCCCAATACTTGCTAAATATTTTAATGAAATGAACTTTAACAAGGAAGAACTTATAGCGGTTTCACCTGATATAGGTGGGGTTAAAAGAACTAGAAAATTTGCTGAAAGACTTGAAACGCCAATAGCTATAGTAGATAAAAGAAGACCAAAACCAAATGTATCTGAAGTAATGAGTGTCATTGGTAATATAGAAGGCAAAAAAGTAATACTAGTAGATGATATGATAGATACCGCAGGCTCCATTACAAATGCTGCAGATGCACTTATGAATTTAGGTGCAAAAGAAGTATATGCTTGCTGTACTCATGGAGTATTATCAGGGCCTGCTATGGAAAGAATTGAAAAATCAACATTAAAAGAGGTTGTTATATTAGATACTATACCTGTTAATGAAGAAAATTGCAGTAGTAAAATAAAGGTTTTGTCCGTAGCAAATATTTTTGCAGAAGCTATAAGAAGAATATATGAAGATGTTTCTGTAAGTAAAATATTTGATGAATCTATAGACAAGAAGTAA
- a CDS encoding ATP-binding protein, producing MINESTVSKLNELRLTAMAESYRNQLLDSSFKDLSFEERFGLIIDTEWSRRKNNKLNKLIRKSEFSFNDACIENIEYHADRKLDKALITKLSTCNYIQEKHNIVILGASGAGKTYISCAFGIAACRNFYTTKYIRLPELLNELAIASTHYFYKYNMK from the coding sequence ATGATAAATGAATCTACTGTTTCAAAGCTTAATGAATTAAGACTTACTGCTATGGCAGAATCCTATCGCAATCAGTTACTTGATTCCTCCTTCAAAGACCTATCCTTTGAAGAACGTTTTGGGCTTATAATCGATACAGAATGGTCTAGAAGGAAGAATAATAAGCTAAACAAACTTATTCGAAAATCTGAATTTAGCTTTAATGATGCATGTATCGAAAATATAGAATATCATGCAGATAGGAAACTTGACAAAGCATTGATTACAAAGCTATCTACCTGTAATTATATCCAAGAGAAACATAATATAGTCATCTTAGGTGCTTCTGGTGCTGGCAAAACATATATAAGCTGCGCTTTTGGAATTGCTGCTTGTAGAAACTTCTATACGACAAAATACATTCGTCTCCCAGAACTCTTAAACGAGTTAGCGATAGCTAGCACACATTATTTTTATAAATATAATATGAAATAA
- the murC gene encoding UDP-N-acetylmuramate--L-alanine ligase: MNFNLNTDLNKKVHFIGIGGISMSGLAQILLKRGYTVSGSDMKESSLTKKLSQLGAEIYIGHHKDNLKNVDLVIYTAAIPDTNPELAQAKALNIPLFTRAEFLGLIMKGHKYNVAISGTHGKTTTTSMISHITLKENLDPTILVGGELDIINGNVRTGKSEYFITEACEYKASFLKFYPYIGIILNVDADHLDYYKDINEIQSTFKKFVDLIPKDGYLIANADDARAFEISQKALCNVVTFGITKGDITAKNISFDPKGCAAFEVYKCNSPLFTVQLNVPGKHNVLNALASIACALTLNISNNSITDGLLSFGGTHRRFEYKGEKDGVTVIDDYAHHPTEIKATLFAAKNYPHKRVFCVFQPHTYSRTLTLFDEFSKAFSDTDELVLADIYAAREKDTGVVSSDKLGDAIRKNNVKCENIHSFEEIVSFLNKTLKPGDLLLTVGAGNVFEVGEMYLKN, from the coding sequence ATGAATTTTAATTTAAATACGGATTTAAATAAGAAAGTTCACTTTATTGGTATAGGTGGTATAAGTATGAGTGGACTTGCTCAAATTTTACTTAAGAGGGGATATACTGTATCAGGTTCTGATATGAAGGAATCTTCTCTCACTAAAAAATTGTCACAACTTGGTGCAGAAATATATATAGGCCACCATAAAGACAACCTAAAAAATGTAGATTTAGTAATATATACTGCTGCTATTCCTGATACAAACCCTGAACTGGCACAGGCTAAAGCATTAAATATTCCATTATTTACAAGAGCAGAATTTTTGGGCTTAATAATGAAAGGTCATAAATATAATGTGGCTATTTCTGGAACTCATGGAAAAACTACAACTACATCTATGATTTCCCATATAACATTAAAAGAAAATCTAGATCCAACCATCCTTGTAGGTGGTGAGTTAGATATTATAAATGGTAACGTTCGAACTGGTAAAAGCGAATATTTTATTACCGAAGCCTGTGAATATAAAGCTTCTTTTTTAAAATTTTACCCCTATATAGGTATAATTCTAAATGTAGATGCGGATCATTTAGACTACTATAAAGATATTAATGAAATTCAAAGTACTTTTAAAAAATTTGTGGATCTTATTCCAAAAGATGGTTACCTTATTGCAAATGCAGATGATGCAAGGGCCTTTGAAATATCTCAGAAAGCACTATGTAATGTTGTCACTTTTGGTATAACTAAAGGTGACATTACTGCCAAAAATATATCCTTTGATCCAAAAGGATGTGCAGCTTTTGAAGTCTATAAATGCAATAGTCCTCTATTTACTGTACAACTTAATGTTCCTGGTAAGCATAATGTATTAAATGCATTAGCTTCAATAGCTTGTGCTCTAACTCTTAATATAAGTAACAACTCTATAACAGATGGGCTCTTAAGCTTTGGTGGAACCCATAGAAGATTTGAATATAAAGGCGAAAAGGATGGTGTTACAGTAATAGATGATTATGCTCATCATCCAACAGAAATAAAGGCAACTTTATTTGCCGCTAAGAATTATCCACATAAGAGGGTATTCTGCGTATTCCAACCGCATACTTACTCCAGGACTTTAACTCTTTTTGACGAGTTTAGCAAAGCCTTTTCAGATACAGATGAACTTGTACTAGCAGATATATATGCAGCAAGAGAGAAAGACACTGGTGTAGTAAGTTCTGATAAACTAGGTGATGCTATAAGAAAAAACAATGTAAAATGCGAGAATATCCATAGCTTTGAAGAAATAGTAAGCTTTTTAAATAAAACATTAAAGCCAGGGGATTTGCTTTTAACTGTAGGAGCGGGAAATGTATTTGAAGTTGGCGAAATGTACTTAAAAAATTAA
- the spoVG gene encoding septation regulator SpoVG produces the protein MQITDVRIRKITTEGKMKAIVSVTFDNEFVVHDIKVIEGQNGLFIAMPSRKTPDGEFKDIAHPINTTTREKIQTAILDEYEKVKNEEETKPETEE, from the coding sequence ATGCAGATTACAGATGTAAGGATTAGGAAAATAACTACAGAAGGAAAAATGAAAGCCATAGTTTCAGTTACATTCGATAATGAATTTGTAGTTCATGATATAAAGGTTATCGAAGGTCAAAATGGTCTTTTTATTGCTATGCCTAGTAGAAAGACTCCAGATGGAGAATTCAAGGATATAGCACATCCTATAAACACTACAACAAGGGAAAAAATACAGACAGCAATTTTAGATGAATATGAAAAAGTAAAGAATGAAGAAGAAACAAAACCAGAAACTGAAGAATAA
- a CDS encoding ABC transporter ATP-binding protein, protein MKRVLKYLPKYYLLILIPSIAMLIGIGLDMINPYLVQILIDKVVILKEYEILTKLLIYIGIISLLRSVLGYIKEYCFDYMSTKVTTDIKKDLFDHIQSLSFSYFDNMNTGELMSRIGEDVENVWKSLGFGINLIIENILYFIIASIILFRLNWILAIICLSTMPLLIYITTKLKKETDSQFDKISDEIAILNTTAQENIAGVRLIKAFAREKYEILKFLKLNNNNYNLNVGLNYIRGKYNPLQDFLGNISTLLVVCVGGILVIKDSMSIGTLVAFNSYIWMLIWPIRMIGTFTNVVSQGSASAKKIDRIFKITSQITSPKNPIQLNEIVGNIEFKNVTFKYNKETVLKNINLKIPAKSTVAIMGSTGSGKSSLINLIGRYYDVTSGSVLIDGVNVKSINLDFLRSQMAVVPQDIFLFSDTIENNIKFSNVSASQSEIEKACSDSCALNFIDELEDGFNTIIGERGIGLSGGQKQRLSIARALVKNSKILILDDSTSALDMDTEYNLLKNLYNRNKKITTFIIAHRISAVKNADIIIFLDKGEIVEIGTHEELINKKGYYYEIYLEQFESLKEDEVI, encoded by the coding sequence TTGAAAAGAGTGCTGAAATATCTGCCTAAATATTATTTGCTCATACTTATACCTTCAATAGCAATGCTTATAGGTATTGGTTTAGATATGATAAATCCATATCTTGTACAAATATTAATAGATAAGGTGGTAATATTAAAAGAATATGAAATTTTAACTAAACTGCTGATCTATATTGGTATTATATCTTTACTTAGATCTGTCCTTGGATACATAAAAGAGTATTGCTTTGACTATATGTCTACTAAAGTTACTACAGACATAAAAAAAGATTTATTTGACCACATTCAAAGTCTCTCTTTCAGTTATTTTGACAATATGAATACCGGTGAACTTATGTCAAGAATAGGTGAAGACGTAGAAAATGTATGGAAATCTTTAGGCTTTGGAATAAATTTAATAATAGAAAATATTTTATATTTTATTATTGCATCTATAATACTCTTTAGGCTAAATTGGATTTTAGCCATTATCTGTTTATCCACCATGCCTTTACTTATATATATAACCACTAAATTAAAAAAGGAGACAGATTCTCAATTTGATAAAATAAGCGATGAAATAGCTATACTAAACACTACAGCTCAGGAAAATATTGCTGGAGTAAGATTAATAAAGGCCTTTGCCAGAGAAAAATATGAAATATTAAAATTTTTGAAATTAAATAATAATAATTATAATCTAAATGTAGGATTAAATTACATACGGGGCAAGTATAATCCTCTTCAAGATTTCTTAGGAAATATATCTACATTACTAGTTGTATGCGTTGGTGGTATATTAGTTATAAAAGATAGCATGAGTATAGGTACCTTAGTGGCTTTTAACAGTTATATTTGGATGCTGATATGGCCTATAAGAATGATAGGAACTTTTACAAATGTTGTATCTCAAGGTTCAGCTTCCGCAAAGAAAATAGATAGAATATTTAAAATAACCTCACAGATAACAAGTCCTAAAAATCCAATACAGCTTAATGAAATTGTTGGAAATATAGAATTCAAAAATGTAACCTTCAAATATAACAAGGAGACTGTGTTAAAAAACATTAATTTAAAAATACCCGCAAAAAGCACTGTAGCTATAATGGGTAGTACCGGTTCTGGTAAATCCTCATTGATAAATTTAATAGGAAGATACTATGATGTTACTTCTGGAAGTGTTCTCATAGATGGAGTAAATGTAAAATCCATAAATTTAGATTTTCTAAGAAGTCAAATGGCTGTAGTTCCACAGGATATTTTTCTCTTCTCTGATACTATAGAAAATAATATAAAATTCAGTAATGTAAGTGCATCTCAAAGTGAAATTGAGAAAGCTTGTAGTGATTCCTGTGCTTTAAACTTTATAGATGAACTTGAAGATGGTTTTAATACAATTATTGGTGAAAGGGGAATAGGTCTTTCCGGAGGCCAGAAACAAAGACTTTCCATAGCTAGAGCCCTTGTTAAAAATTCAAAAATATTAATTCTAGATGATTCCACCTCAGCTTTAGATATGGATACAGAATATAATTTGTTAAAAAATCTCTATAATAGAAATAAAAAAATAACCACTTTCATAATTGCCCATAGAATATCCGCAGTAAAAAATGCAGACATCATCATATTTCTAGATAAAGGTGAAATAGTTGAAATTGGTACTCATGAAGAACTAATCAATAAAAAAGGCTATTATTATGAAATTTATTTAGAACAATTTGAATCTCTAAAAGAAGATGAGGTGATATAA
- a CDS encoding GntR family transcriptional regulator codes for MKFDENIPIYIQIMNYIKERIITEELKKGEKLPSVRELAEQMKVNPNTVQRAYQELERENVAHSQRGLGRYITEDEEKIKMLKSEMASEFIDTFIKSMSKLGYTPEEIIDILSKKLEGKC; via the coding sequence ATGAAATTTGATGAGAATATTCCAATATATATACAGATAATGAACTATATAAAAGAGAGAATTATTACCGAAGAATTAAAAAAAGGAGAAAAACTTCCATCTGTTAGAGAGTTGGCTGAACAAATGAAAGTAAATCCTAATACAGTTCAAAGAGCTTATCAAGAACTTGAAAGAGAGAATGTAGCACATAGTCAAAGAGGACTTGGAAGATATATTACAGAAGATGAGGAAAAAATAAAAATGCTAAAAAGTGAAATGGCTAGTGAGTTTATAGATACTTTTATCAAGAGTATGTCAAAGCTTGGTTATACTCCTGAAGAAATAATTGATATTTTAAGTAAAAAATTAGAAGGGAAGTGCTAA
- the purR gene encoding pur operon repressor encodes MEKFSRNQRIAAITKILVESPNKVINLNSFTEIFNAAKSTISEDIVIIRDILSKLKVGNIETISGASGGIKYACNISEIEKEKFIRELCFILKEKDRIIPGNFIYMTDIMYNPEMVHKAAVILASSFNKLSADCVVTVETKGIPLAYEVAKMLGVKLVIVRRDTRVTEGPTVSINYLSGSSKRIQSMSLSKRSIKRGSKCIFIDDFMKAGGTALGIIDLLKEFDSKVLGIGVLVDSVENKRKLVDNYISILKFKGISEDGSAILIPW; translated from the coding sequence ATGGAAAAGTTCAGTAGAAATCAAAGGATAGCAGCTATAACTAAAATATTAGTTGAAAGTCCTAATAAAGTCATCAATTTAAATAGTTTTACAGAAATTTTTAATGCAGCAAAATCAACAATAAGTGAAGATATAGTTATTATAAGAGATATACTAAGTAAACTTAAGGTTGGTAATATTGAGACAATTTCAGGTGCTTCTGGAGGAATTAAATACGCCTGTAACATTTCCGAAATAGAAAAAGAAAAGTTTATAAGAGAATTGTGTTTTATTTTGAAAGAAAAGGATAGAATAATACCAGGGAACTTTATATATATGACTGATATAATGTATAATCCAGAAATGGTACATAAGGCTGCAGTTATTTTGGCATCAAGTTTTAATAAATTATCAGCAGATTGCGTGGTTACAGTAGAAACTAAGGGAATACCACTTGCCTATGAAGTTGCTAAAATGCTGGGAGTAAAACTTGTTATAGTTAGAAGAGATACCAGAGTTACCGAAGGACCTACTGTAAGTATAAATTATTTAAGCGGATCTAGTAAGAGAATTCAAAGTATGTCTTTATCAAAGAGATCTATAAAAAGAGGAAGTAAGTGTATCTTTATTGATGATTTTATGAAGGCCGGTGGAACTGCACTGGGAATTATTGATCTATTAAAAGAATTTGATAGTAAAGTTTTGGGAATAGGTGTATTAGTTGATAGTGTAGAAAATAAAAGAAAACTTGTAGATAATTATATATCAATTTTAAAATTTAAGGGTATTTCTGAGGATGGATCTGCAATTTTAATTCCATGGTAA
- a CDS encoding transposase, whose translation MHKIEYHIVWVTKYRYEMLNKSMKIRLIELIKQRCDARNIKILKGCIV comes from the coding sequence GTGCATAAAATAGAATATCATATAGTATGGGTAACAAAATATAGATATGAGATGTTAAATAAAAGTATGAAAATAAGATTAATAGAATTAATAAAGCAGAGATGTGACGCAAGAAATATAAAAATATTAAAAGGATGTATTGTATAA
- a CDS encoding ABC transporter ATP-binding protein has translation MEPILKASDLTKSYFRKRGLNNFNLEIPLGRIVGLLGPNGSGKTTFIKIAAGILRHTSGEIKIDGQNPGVYTKSVVAYLPDVNFLYKWMKIKHAVKFYKDMFKDFDENKCKELLIFMDLDENDKVTTLSKGMLEKLNLSLTLARKAKLYILDEPLGGVDPTAREKILNAILDNCREDSSMIVTTHLVNDIERLFDDVAFISEGKIVLQGNAEELRIEKGKSIDELYREVFK, from the coding sequence ATGGAACCTATACTTAAAGCATCAGATCTTACGAAATCTTATTTTAGAAAAAGAGGTCTAAATAATTTTAATTTAGAAATACCTCTTGGAAGAATAGTAGGTCTTTTGGGGCCCAACGGCAGTGGAAAGACTACCTTTATAAAAATTGCAGCAGGAATTTTAAGGCATACTTCCGGGGAAATAAAAATTGATGGACAAAATCCGGGAGTATATACAAAATCAGTAGTTGCATATTTACCTGATGTTAATTTTCTATATAAATGGATGAAAATTAAACACGCAGTAAAATTTTATAAGGATATGTTTAAGGATTTTGATGAGAATAAATGTAAAGAACTTTTAATATTCATGGACTTAGATGAAAATGATAAAGTAACAACACTTTCTAAGGGTATGCTGGAAAAATTAAATCTTTCTCTTACTCTTGCTAGAAAAGCAAAATTATATATTTTGGATGAACCTTTAGGCGGAGTGGATCCTACGGCAAGAGAAAAGATACTTAATGCAATACTTGACAACTGCAGAGAAGATTCCTCTATGATTGTAACAACTCATCTTGTAAATGATATTGAGAGATTATTTGATGATGTCGCTTTCATTTCAGAAGGTAAAATTGTATTACAGGGAAACGCGGAGGAACTTAGAATTGAAAAGGGTAAATCTATAGATGAACTATACAGGGAGGTATTTAAATAA
- a CDS encoding ABC transporter ATP-binding protein: protein MPKNSIKQDENINNISNKDLLIRLFSYLKPYKLRVFLILILLIYVMLCGLLNPYLMKIAIDKYISSKNLQGLILLAIAMFILNFLSMIASKTSIQMLSKVTNKILLKIRQQLYEHIQKLSFSFFDNRPVGKILARVIGDVNSLQELFSTSLTSFIPEILTLICVTFIMFYMNFVLALMAIIVIPFLSITLFSIETISRKRWQNYRRKRSNLNAYTHEDFSGIKIIQGFSEEEKTSRSFLVLTKDMMDSFVKAVRLNDSFWPIVTLSSGVGTILVFFYGISLLKSNRITIGTMVAFIAYISMFWRPIINISNFYNTLITNFAAGERIFEILDIKPDITTIKNDIMPKITGTVEFKDLTFSYNNDATILNKLNFKIYPGETVALVGPTGSGKTTIVNLISRFYDPTKGSVLIDNINIKYVNLESLRSQMGIMLQDTFLFSSTIMENIRYGKLDATDEEVIAASKSANAHAFIMNLENSYNTEVNERGSRLSVGQRQLISFARALLANPRILILDEATSNIDTHTEKLVQSGIQKLLTGRTSFVIAHRLSTIRNADRIMVIDKGNIAESGTHKELMKLKGLYYDLFMSQYKFLD, encoded by the coding sequence ATGCCTAAAAATTCTATAAAACAGGATGAAAATATAAACAATATATCCAACAAAGATTTGCTAATTAGATTATTTAGCTACTTAAAGCCTTATAAACTAAGAGTATTTCTTATACTTATACTTTTAATTTACGTAATGCTATGCGGACTGTTAAATCCTTATTTAATGAAAATTGCTATTGATAAATATATTTCATCCAAAAATCTACAGGGACTTATACTGTTAGCTATCGCTATGTTTATATTAAACTTTTTATCTATGATAGCTTCAAAAACAAGCATTCAAATGCTTTCTAAGGTTACAAACAAAATTTTATTAAAAATAAGGCAGCAGCTTTATGAACATATTCAAAAACTTTCCTTTTCATTTTTCGATAACAGACCTGTAGGAAAAATTTTGGCTAGAGTAATTGGTGATGTAAATTCCCTTCAGGAATTGTTTTCAACTAGCTTAACCAGTTTTATACCAGAAATACTAACCCTTATATGTGTAACTTTCATAATGTTTTATATGAACTTTGTATTAGCTTTAATGGCCATAATAGTTATTCCCTTTTTATCAATAACTCTTTTTTCCATAGAAACAATCTCCAGAAAAAGATGGCAAAATTACAGAAGAAAAAGATCAAATCTAAATGCCTATACCCATGAAGATTTTTCTGGTATAAAAATAATACAAGGCTTTTCAGAAGAAGAAAAGACTTCAAGGAGCTTTTTAGTACTTACAAAAGATATGATGGATTCCTTTGTAAAAGCAGTTAGATTAAATGATTCCTTTTGGCCAATAGTAACTTTATCTTCCGGTGTAGGAACTATATTAGTTTTTTTCTATGGAATTTCACTTTTAAAGTCTAATAGAATAACTATTGGAACTATGGTTGCCTTTATAGCTTATATAAGCATGTTTTGGAGACCAATTATAAATATAAGTAACTTCTATAATACCCTTATCACAAATTTTGCCGCTGGTGAAAGAATATTTGAAATTCTTGATATTAAACCTGATATAACCACTATAAAAAATGACATTATGCCTAAGATAACTGGAACTGTAGAATTCAAAGATTTAACTTTCTCCTACAACAATGATGCTACTATTTTAAACAAACTTAACTTCAAAATATATCCAGGTGAAACAGTGGCCTTAGTTGGTCCTACCGGTTCTGGGAAAACTACTATAGTAAATCTTATAAGTAGATTTTATGATCCAACTAAGGGAAGCGTTTTAATTGATAACATAAACATTAAATATGTAAATTTAGAATCCCTGAGGTCTCAAATGGGAATAATGCTTCAAGATACTTTTTTATTTTCTTCTACAATAATGGAAAACATAAGATATGGTAAACTAGATGCTACTGATGAAGAGGTTATAGCAGCATCAAAATCAGCTAATGCTCATGCTTTTATTATGAACCTTGAAAATAGTTATAATACTGAGGTAAATGAAAGAGGTTCAAGACTTTCAGTTGGACAAAGGCAACTTATATCCTTTGCAAGAGCCTTGCTTGCAAATCCTAGAATATTAATTCTTGACGAAGCTACTTCTAACATAGACACTCATACAGAAAAGCTTGTGCAAAGTGGAATACAAAAATTACTTACAGGAAGAACTTCTTTTGTAATAGCCCATAGACTTTCTACTATTAGAAACGCTGATAGAATAATGGTTATAGATAAAGGCAATATAGCTGAATCTGGAACTCATAAAGAACTAATGAAACTTAAAGGATTGTATTATGATTTATTTATGTCTCAATATAAATTTCTAGATTAA
- the glmU gene encoding bifunctional UDP-N-acetylglucosamine diphosphorylase/glucosamine-1-phosphate N-acetyltransferase GlmU, protein MNKCVLILAGGKGKRMKSDLPKVLHKVCGKEMINHVIDVMRKADFQDVNVIIGKGADQVKAATKDRNITYSFQGEQLGTGHAVMCAKDFLKDKDGIVAIFAGDAPLISDETVKKFIKFHEQGKYKATLLTSILEHPDGYGRIIRNSEDCVEKIVEHKDCSSEELTIKEVNAAMYCFDIKTLLRGLDKIKNDNAQKEYYLTDMIEIIRASGEKVGAMPINFEETLGVNSRVQLSEVESIMRKRINNRHMENGVTIIDTNCTYIGEDVQIERDTIIYPGNVIEGLSVIKKGCILYPNSRIVDSIIDDNVTIQSSVILESKIGKNTTVGPFAYIRPESNIGTEVRIGDFVEIKKSKIGDHTKVSHLTYIGDAEVGSDCNFGCGTVVVNYDGKEKHKTIIGNNSFIGCNTNLVSPVEVEDNTYIAAGSTITEKVPKGSLAIARAKQVNKKDWVSKKNLKK, encoded by the coding sequence ATGAATAAGTGCGTTTTAATTTTGGCTGGTGGCAAAGGTAAAAGGATGAAGTCAGATTTACCTAAGGTACTGCACAAAGTTTGTGGTAAGGAAATGATAAATCATGTAATTGATGTAATGAGAAAGGCTGACTTTCAAGATGTTAATGTCATAATAGGTAAGGGAGCTGATCAGGTAAAGGCTGCTACAAAGGATAGAAATATAACCTATTCTTTTCAAGGAGAACAATTAGGCACAGGACATGCAGTTATGTGTGCTAAGGATTTCTTAAAAGATAAGGATGGGATAGTAGCAATCTTTGCTGGAGATGCTCCTTTAATATCAGATGAAACTGTTAAAAAGTTCATTAAATTCCATGAACAAGGTAAATATAAGGCTACTTTGCTTACTTCAATATTAGAACACCCTGATGGATATGGAAGGATTATAAGAAATTCCGAAGATTGTGTAGAAAAAATAGTTGAACATAAAGATTGTAGTTCTGAAGAGCTTACAATCAAGGAAGTAAATGCAGCTATGTATTGTTTTGATATAAAAACTCTTTTAAGGGGACTAGATAAAATTAAAAATGATAATGCTCAAAAGGAGTATTATTTAACTGATATGATTGAAATAATTAGAGCATCTGGAGAAAAAGTTGGTGCTATGCCTATTAATTTTGAAGAAACTTTAGGAGTTAATTCAAGGGTTCAATTGTCAGAAGTCGAAAGTATAATGAGAAAAAGGATCAATAATAGACATATGGAAAATGGAGTTACAATTATTGATACAAATTGTACATATATAGGTGAAGATGTACAAATAGAAAGAGATACGATAATATATCCAGGAAATGTAATCGAAGGACTTTCTGTTATAAAGAAAGGTTGCATTCTCTATCCTAATTCTAGAATTGTAGATAGTATTATTGATGATAATGTAACTATCCAAAGTTCTGTAATTTTAGAGAGTAAAATAGGGAAAAATACCACAGTAGGGCCTTTTGCATATATAAGACCAGAAAGTAATATTGGTACTGAAGTTAGAATTGGAGATTTTGTTGAAATCAAGAAATCTAAAATAGGTGATCATACTAAGGTGTCACATTTAACATATATAGGAGATGCAGAAGTCGGATCTGATTGTAATTTTGGTTGTGGAACAGTAGTGGTAAACTATGATGGTAAAGAAAAACACAAAACTATAATTGGCAATAATTCATTTATAGGCTGTAATACTAATTTGGTATCACCAGTAGAAGTGGAAGACAATACATATATTGCAGCAGGATCAACTATAACTGAAAAGGTTCCAAAGGGATCTCTGGCCATAGCTAGAGCAAAACAGGTTAATAAGAAAGATTGGGTATCAAAAAAGAATTTAAAGAAATAA